A stretch of DNA from Candidatus Zixiibacteriota bacterium:
CCGATGACGTCGTTTTCCGAATCATTGAACGCTTGCTGTCGAGTGGCAGAACCTCTCGTTTCTATAAGAACCTTGTTGAAGGCAAGAGACTCGCGCTCTACGCCGAAACATCTCAATTTCCGGGTGGAGCCGCAGGATCGCTCGATCCGAACCTATTGATTGTGGACGCAGCTCCCAAGGCTCCGGCGACCTGCGCCGATCTCGAAACTGCGATTTATGAAGAAATCGACAAGCTCAAGACTGTACCAGTCGATTCGCTTGAACTGGAAAAGATAAAGAATAACCTTGTAGCGGAATTTGTCTGGGGAATGTACAGCGGCTTCGGTCTCGCGGACAAGCTTGCTGAATTTGAGGCCACAGCAGGCGATTGGCGATATGTCAATACTCTGCAGGAGAAGATGGCCGCTGTGACTGCAGAAGACATCATGCGCGTTGCGAAGAAATATTTCACAGAAGACAACCGCACCGTCGCGATACTTGAACCTGTCAGGGAGGAGGCAAGTCATGAATAAGCTGGCAGCATTTCTGGTGATCGTGCTGGTGCTTTTCGGCGCGTTCATGCCTCTGTTTGCTCAGGACTATAAGAGCGTGAAAATATCGGAGCTGGAGTTCAAGGTGCCCGATGTAGATCGTTTTGAGCTCGAGAACGGATTAATAGTATATTTCTATGAAGATCACACGCTGCCGGTTGTAGCGCTCGACGCAGTGTTCAGGCTTGGCGAGATATATGTTCCATTCGAGAAGGCCGGTCTCGCGAAACTCTGTGGCGAACTCCTGAGAACCGGCGGAACCGGCTCGACTGCACCCGATGATTTCGATCAGATGCTTGATTTTGTTGGCGCCTCGCTGAGATCTTCGGCAGAGACGGAATCCGGCTCTGTGAACCTCCGGACGCTGAAGAAGGATGTTGAACTCGGTCTGAGATTGATGGCTGAAATGCTGAAGGATCCACGGTTCGATTCAGAGAAATTCGATATTGCTGTAGAGAACACGCTCGAAGAAATCCGGCGCGAGAATGATAGCCCGAATCTGATCACACGAAGAGAATTCTACAAACTGCTCTTCCCCGATCATCCGTACGGAAGATCGATGACGGAGGAAACGGTTTCCGCCATTACCAGAGATGATCTCGTGGAGTTCCATCGTAAATTCTATCACCCGAACAATTGTATCATCGCTCTTTCCGGGGACATGACAAAACAGGAAGCCGAGCAACTCATCAAGAAGTATCTCGGTGACTGGAAGAAATCTGATTCGGCGCTTCCGGAGTTTCCGGGAATCAAAAAGCCTGTCCCGGGGACATATTATGTCTTCAAAGACCTCAACCAGACCTACTTCAGGATCGGTCATCCCGGTATCAGCCGCACAAACCCTGACCGGTACGCTGTGCAGGTGATGAATTTCATTCTTGGCGGAGGCGGGTTCATTTCACGAATGTCGAATACGATTCGCGTACAGGAAGGACTTGCCTACTCTGTAGGGTCGAATTTCTATCAGATGGATCATTCCGGATCGTTCTATGCAGCTTGTCAGACAAAAGCCGAAACTACCTCACGGGCAATTGAGCTGATGATAGCTGAGATCGAGAAGCTGATCGCCGGCGGGGTAACTGAGAAGGAACTTGAGACCGCAAAGAACTCAATACTCAACTCCGACATATTCAGTTATTCGACACCTCAGCAGATCGTATCGCAGCAGGCATCGCTGGAGTTCTACGGCTTTCC
This window harbors:
- a CDS encoding insulinase family protein, whose protein sequence is MNKLAAFLVIVLVLFGAFMPLFAQDYKSVKISELEFKVPDVDRFELENGLIVYFYEDHTLPVVALDAVFRLGEIYVPFEKAGLAKLCGELLRTGGTGSTAPDDFDQMLDFVGASLRSSAETESGSVNLRTLKKDVELGLRLMAEMLKDPRFDSEKFDIAVENTLEEIRRENDSPNLITRREFYKLLFPDHPYGRSMTEETVSAITRDDLVEFHRKFYHPNNCIIALSGDMTKQEAEQLIKKYLGDWKKSDSALPEFPGIKKPVPGTYYVFKDLNQTYFRIGHPGISRTNPDRYAVQVMNFILGGGGFISRMSNTIRVQEGLAYSVGSNFYQMDHSGSFYAACQTKAETTSRAIELMIAEIEKLIAGGVTEKELETAKNSILNSDIFSYSTPQQIVSQQASLEFYGFPPDELTKRIEEIKAVTADDVRAAAAKYLHPKALIVIVVGNEALFDKPLSTFGLVTNVKIE